Proteins co-encoded in one Arachis hypogaea cultivar Tifrunner chromosome 11, arahy.Tifrunner.gnm2.J5K5, whole genome shotgun sequence genomic window:
- the LOC112722983 gene encoding uncharacterized protein, whose protein sequence is MGTLVGHVAPGFGFLLIGLWHLFNNIKLHALNPKSYTSKPWFPSSKFKYLELILIMAASMASVSMELFIGPERHQPLDPDGTIPSNHLHNFEHSSISLTFFVFAVFSIILDKLNTPSQHGLSQLLAAIAFSQQLLLFHLHSADHMGPEGQYHLLLQLVIFVSLSTTLMGIGFPKSFLVSFVRSISIFFQGLWLIVMGYMLWTPSLIPKGCFINDEEGHQVVRCSSNEALHRAISLVNIEFSWFIILVTVFAVSMYLGLVKLYGEKVQYFSLGFDVEDQESNDDVESQEKSFVHAAKAFSSGAHDMGR, encoded by the coding sequence ATGGGGACTCTGGTGGGACACGTGGCACCAGGTTTTGGGTTCTTGCTAATTGGTTTATGGCACCTCTTCAACAACATCAAGCTCCATGCACTCAACCCTAAATCCTACACCTCAAAGCCATGGTTCCCATCTTCCAAGTTCAAATACCTTGAGCTTATTCTCATCATGGCTGCTTCCATGGCTTCTGTATCCATGGAACTTTTCATAGGCCCTGAACGCCATCAACCTCTCGACCCAGACGGAACCATACCCTCCAACCACCTCCACAACTTCGAGCACTCCTCCATCTCCCTCACCTTCTTCGTCTTCGCCGTCTTTTCAATCATTCTCGACAAACTCAACACCCCTTCGCAACATGGTTTATCGCAGTTGCTTGCGGCCATCGCCTTCTCTCAGCAACTCCTTCTCTTCCACCTTCACTCAGCGGATCACATGGGTCCAGAAGGACAATACCACCTTCTCCTTCAGCTCGTTATATTTGTTTCTCTTTCCACCACGTTAATGGGGATTGGGTTCCCAAAGAGCTTCTTGGTGAGCTTCGTGCGTTCAATAAGCATATTCTTCCAGGGTTTGTGGTTGATAGTGATGGGTTACATGCTGTGGACACCATCGCTTATACCAAAAGGTTGCTTCATCAATGACGAGGAAGGTCACCAAGTTGTGAGGTGCTCGAGCAATGAGGCACTTCATCGTGCCATTTCGCTCGTCAACATTGAGTTCAGTTGGTTCATCATCTTGGTCACTGTGTTTGCGGTCTCTATGTACTTGGGTTTGGTGAAGCTTTATGGTGAAAAGGTGCAGTATTTTTCTCTGGGGTTTGATGTGGAGGATCAAGAGTCAAACGACGACGTTGAGTCTCAGGAGAAAAGCTTTGTTCATGCGGCAAAAGCGTTTTCTTCAGGTGCTCATGACATGGGAAGATAA
- the LOC112722984 gene encoding uncharacterized protein At5g19025, which yields MRQQQLLATITTAIATMSPPCPPPPPPPKPKSTPISGACSCKHSPSATLDLLILILVLFSGAFLLSSYFSYIFNSLSLLLAQSAPNLHQLPISWLLGFFTFFGVSIVIVDFWCGARSRKCRAPGCKGLKKAMEFDLQLQTEENLRCGASDEIDRLPWKGGREGNPDYECLRSELRKMAPANGRAVLLFRARCGCPIAKLEGWGPKKGKRHKKSLQNATVNGKGDHR from the exons ATGCGCCAGCAGCAGCTATTGGCCACCATAACCACCGCCATCGCCACCATGAGTCCCCCTTGTCCTCCACCTCCACCGCCACCAAAACCCAAATCTACGCCGATTTCCGGCGCGTGCAGCTGCAAGCACTCACCGTCGGCGACTCTGGACCTTCTCATTCTCATATTAGTGCTCTTCTCTGGCGCGTTCCTCCTCTCATCGTATTTCTCCTACATCTTCAACTCCCTCTCCCTCCTCCTCGCGCAATCGGCGCCTAACCTCCACCAGCTCCCGATCTCGTGGCTGCTAGGGTTCTTCACCTTCTTCGGCGTCTCGATCGTGATCGTCGATTTCTGGTGCGGCGCGCGATCCAGGAAGTGCCGGGCGCCGGGCTGCAAGGGACTCAAGAAGGCGATGGAGTTCGATTTGCAGCTGCAGACGGAGGAGAACCTCCGTTGCGGCGCCTCCGATGAGATTGACAGGCTGCCATGGAAGGGCGGCAGGGAAGGCAATCCTGACTACGAGTGCCTTCGGTCTGAGCTCAGGAAGATGGCTCCCGCCAACGGACGCGCCGTCTTACTCTTCCGAGCGCGTTGCGGCTGCCCCATTGCCAAGCTCGAAGGTTGGGGCCCCAAGAAAGGAAAGCGCCATAAGAA ATCCCTACAGAATGCGACTGTTAATGGAAAAGGAGATCATCGCTGA